TCATGATAAAACACCTCTTTTGTTCTCTTTTGTCACTGTGTGTATATTAAAGTTGCTGTTTTTCCTTCACAAAACATAAAAACAATGAGTCTCTTCTTTTCTCTATGAAACAATTTTTACAAAAATTATTTGGAAAAGAAACAACATGCGCAACAGGAACATGCACCACTGCTGCTCCTAAAGAGGAGAATAGAACACTTGATCTTTCTCCTGAAGACTTTTCCAAAGAACTAAAAAAACAAGACATTATTCTTATCGATGTCCGACGACCTGAAGAATTCAACGAAGGACACATCAAAAACGCAAAACTTCTTCCTGTACAGGAGCTCTCTGAAGAGAAAATGGATGAACTTGGCGTGAAGAAAAATGATGACATTCTTCTGTATTGCAGATCTGGTGGCAGAAGCGGACACGCACTGCATATGCTGCAAGCAGCAGGATACAACCATGTTCGACATCTTGATGGCGGTATTTTAGCGTGGCAGGAAAAGAAGTTGCCGCTGGAAAAATAATTTGAGGAGAGACATGGCTATTTCCTATACTCCAGAAGATCTTCATGACCATCATGGCATTGCGGCAATCATTACTAATGAAAATGGTGAAATTCTCATGCAGGAACATGTTAAATTTGGTTTCTGGACTATTCCTGTTGGTAAGACAAAAGAGAATCAATGTGTTGAGGATTCGCTTCGGGAAGAACTTCGCGAAGAATGTAACATCTCGATTACTTCCTTCAAAGAGATTGCGACACAAGATTTTCTTTATATGCGATATGGCAAAAATGTTGTTGTCAAAGGACACCTCTTCGCAATTCTTGCTTTTTCTGGGACTCTTCAAAATAAAGAACCGCATAAACATAAAACGCAGTGCTTTATGCCTCTTGAAAAAATAAAAAAACTTCCTTTGGTCTCTGATTTTACCTTGCTTTACCTCAATACGTTAGGAATCTCCCGTCCAAAAAGCCTATAAAGTTAAAAAGGATTGCTTCTTTTCTTCCTTTATGGAGACAAAAAAAAACATCGACATTATGGCTCCTGCGGGGTCCTACGAGTCGCTCATGGCAGCACTGCACGCA
The Candidatus Woesearchaeota archaeon DNA segment above includes these coding regions:
- a CDS encoding NUDIX hydrolase, with amino-acid sequence MAISYTPEDLHDHHGIAAIITNENGEILMQEHVKFGFWTIPVGKTKENQCVEDSLREELREECNISITSFKEIATQDFLYMRYGKNVVVKGHLFAILAFSGTLQNKEPHKHKTQCFMPLEKIKKLPLVSDFTLLYLNTLGISRPKSL
- a CDS encoding rhodanese-like domain-containing protein; translation: MKQFLQKLFGKETTCATGTCTTAAPKEENRTLDLSPEDFSKELKKQDIILIDVRRPEEFNEGHIKNAKLLPVQELSEEKMDELGVKKNDDILLYCRSGGRSGHALHMLQAAGYNHVRHLDGGILAWQEKKLPLEK